In Hallerella succinigenes, the following are encoded in one genomic region:
- the truB gene encoding tRNA pseudouridine(55) synthase TruB: MNSNLPPSGLILLDKTAGVTSCNALFPIRKIFKTRRVGHAGSLDMRASGLIVAAVGRATRLLPFVEAGEKTYSFCAHFGYSTITDEWDGELAEQDPSSEPISEEAVRQILPQFIGEIDQVPPDFSAIKLNGKRASDLKRKGRDVELKARKITIQNLRFEGKCEAPEGISGRIRSSYRFSCDCSKGTYIRSLVRDMAKALGTVGAVSGIRRTRIGHLNVTDAVKSEELCEASLMKPQDCMKFPVVSLTDKQVEALRQGREMTWNKEPIQIEEGAPNMVLAVDKDGDLKAGCSFENGKLAPKFYLGLD; this comes from the coding sequence CCTCCTTCTGGACTGATTCTTTTAGATAAAACAGCGGGTGTTACCTCGTGTAACGCCCTTTTCCCTATTCGTAAAATTTTTAAGACGCGTCGTGTCGGTCATGCGGGTTCGCTCGATATGCGAGCATCCGGTTTGATTGTGGCTGCTGTAGGCAGAGCGACTCGTCTTTTGCCGTTTGTAGAAGCGGGCGAAAAAACATATTCCTTCTGCGCCCACTTTGGCTATTCGACGATTACGGATGAATGGGACGGTGAACTTGCCGAACAGGATCCGAGTTCGGAGCCGATTTCGGAAGAAGCGGTGCGTCAGATTTTGCCGCAGTTCATCGGTGAAATAGATCAGGTTCCGCCGGACTTTAGCGCGATCAAGTTGAACGGCAAGCGTGCTTCGGATTTGAAGCGCAAAGGTCGCGATGTGGAACTCAAGGCGCGTAAGATTACGATTCAGAATTTGCGCTTTGAAGGCAAATGCGAAGCTCCGGAAGGCATTTCGGGCCGTATCCGTAGCTCGTATCGGTTTTCGTGCGACTGTTCCAAGGGAACATATATCCGTTCGCTCGTCCGCGATATGGCGAAGGCTTTGGGAACGGTCGGTGCGGTTTCGGGAATCCGCCGGACGCGCATTGGACATTTGAATGTGACGGATGCGGTCAAGTCGGAAGAGCTTTGCGAAGCTTCGTTGATGAAACCGCAGGATTGCATGAAGTTCCCTGTAGTGAGCCTGACCGATAAGCAGGTAGAAGCTTTGCGTCAGGGCCGTGAAATGACGTGGAACAAGGAACCGATCCAAATCGAAGAAGGCGCTCCGAACATGGTTCTCGCTGTGGATAAGGACGGCGATTTAAAGGCGGGCTGCTCTTTTGAAAATGGAAAGCTTGCTCCAAAATTCTATTTGGGTTTGGATTGA
- the ribF gene encoding riboflavin biosynthesis protein RibF produces MTDKVLRAATVGNFDGCHLGHQQIFQILRNEAKAHGLVPTVISFEPHTRHVLGIPGHPALLTTTEEKGAFVRSLGLDFLALPFSREVAEQPYQTFIQNEILDKLNVKFLVLGHDHRFGAAGKGSFDAILQTFPELPAIQVSAKYKDGEVLSSSRIRDALEKGAVERATTFLGRPYRFHGIVVAGKRIGRTIGFPTANVQTGVYKLIPKYGAYAAVVRLQDGSAHRAVVNIGLQPSIGDLPLAVEAHILDFNADIYGQTIDVDLLTFIRAEQKFASIDDLKRQIGMDADFARNY; encoded by the coding sequence ATGACGGACAAGGTTTTACGTGCTGCAACAGTGGGAAATTTTGACGGTTGCCATTTAGGGCATCAGCAAATTTTCCAGATTCTTCGCAACGAAGCAAAGGCGCACGGACTTGTGCCGACTGTGATTTCTTTTGAACCGCATACGCGCCATGTACTCGGCATTCCCGGTCATCCGGCTTTGCTCACGACCACCGAGGAAAAGGGCGCGTTTGTGCGTTCTCTCGGTTTGGATTTTTTGGCACTTCCGTTTTCGCGAGAAGTGGCAGAACAACCGTATCAGACTTTTATCCAGAACGAAATTTTAGACAAGCTGAACGTGAAGTTTTTGGTGCTTGGACACGATCACCGCTTTGGCGCTGCGGGCAAGGGAAGTTTTGATGCAATTTTACAGACCTTCCCCGAGCTTCCGGCGATTCAGGTTTCTGCCAAATATAAAGATGGGGAAGTCTTAAGTTCTTCCCGTATTCGGGATGCCTTGGAAAAGGGTGCAGTCGAACGTGCGACGACTTTCTTAGGACGTCCTTACCGCTTTCATGGAATTGTCGTTGCGGGAAAGCGCATCGGCAGAACGATTGGATTTCCGACGGCGAATGTGCAGACCGGCGTGTATAAGCTGATTCCCAAATACGGAGCTTACGCTGCCGTCGTTCGTCTTCAAGACGGTTCGGCGCACCGGGCTGTGGTGAACATTGGACTTCAGCCTTCGATCGGCGATTTGCCGCTTGCTGTGGAAGCGCACATTTTGGATTTTAACGCGGACATCTACGGTCAAACGATTGACGTGGACTTGCTCACGTTCATTCGTGCGGAACAGAAGTTTGCATCTATCGACGATTTGAAACGCCAGATCGGCATGGATGCGGACTTTGCCCGCAATTATTAA
- a CDS encoding heavy metal translocating P-type ATPase — MSQKQKKNLIRIITAAVMLIALHFVPIEGYLRFTLYVIPYLIVGYDVLKKAAEGIWHKQPFDEYLLMAIATLGAIFLGLFKTGDYVEAIAVMLFYQIGEWFQGYAVGKSRQSIAKLMDIRPDYANIETDDGKLEQVDPDDVEVGTIIVVQPGEKVPIDGVVVEGFSTLNTSALTGESLPRDVNENDEIISGSINLSGVLKIRTTKEFGESTVAKILELIEDASSQKTKSEKFITKFAKVYTPIVTLSALALATIPSLVLFAIGRDPLWTEWIYRALIFLVISCPCALVVSVPLSFFAGIGGASRAGVLIKGANYLEILAKTNTLVFDKTGTLTQGNFEVTVIHPEKLDKNELLHLTAHVERYSKHPIANSLRKAYGDEADGCEVDDIQEISGRGIQALVNGRIVCVGNSKMMDDVGAKWHACHRIGTCIHVAIDGEYAGHIVISDIIKENSKQAISALKKQGIKQMIMLTGDTQKVAENVAKTLQLDSFFAELLPADKVQKVEELLKAKKSPSETLAFVGDGINDAPVLSRADIGIAMGAMGSDAAIEAADIVLMDDNPLKISTAMNVAKKCMRIVHQNIVFCISIKALCLLLGAFGIANMWTAIFADVGVMILAVLNAVRNLWVSPKV, encoded by the coding sequence ATGAGCCAAAAACAAAAGAAAAATCTGATCCGAATCATCACTGCCGCCGTGATGCTAATCGCGCTGCATTTTGTGCCTATCGAAGGCTATTTGCGTTTTACTCTGTATGTCATTCCTTATCTGATCGTCGGTTACGACGTGTTGAAGAAGGCGGCAGAAGGCATTTGGCACAAGCAGCCGTTTGACGAATACCTTCTGATGGCGATCGCCACTTTAGGCGCCATTTTCCTGGGACTCTTTAAGACAGGCGATTATGTCGAAGCGATTGCGGTGATGCTCTTTTATCAGATTGGAGAATGGTTCCAAGGCTACGCCGTGGGAAAGAGCCGACAAAGCATTGCAAAACTCATGGACATTCGCCCAGACTATGCGAACATCGAAACCGATGACGGTAAACTCGAACAAGTCGACCCGGACGATGTGGAAGTCGGCACGATTATCGTGGTACAGCCCGGCGAAAAGGTTCCTATCGACGGCGTTGTCGTAGAAGGTTTTTCGACCCTCAACACATCTGCGCTCACCGGCGAATCTTTACCGCGCGATGTGAACGAAAACGATGAAATCATTTCGGGCAGTATCAATCTGAGCGGTGTCCTAAAAATTCGCACCACGAAGGAATTTGGAGAATCCACCGTCGCCAAGATCCTAGAACTCATCGAAGACGCGAGTTCCCAAAAAACAAAATCCGAAAAGTTCATTACCAAGTTCGCCAAGGTTTACACGCCAATCGTCACCCTTTCCGCACTAGCCCTCGCCACAATTCCTTCGCTCGTTCTGTTTGCGATCGGCAGAGATCCTCTGTGGACAGAATGGATTTACCGCGCCTTGATTTTCCTCGTGATCAGTTGCCCGTGCGCTCTTGTGGTAAGCGTTCCGCTTTCCTTCTTCGCAGGCATCGGAGGCGCTTCACGCGCAGGCGTTTTAATCAAAGGGGCGAACTATTTAGAAATCCTTGCAAAAACGAATACGCTTGTCTTTGACAAGACGGGAACCTTGACCCAGGGAAACTTCGAAGTCACGGTGATTCACCCGGAAAAGCTTGACAAAAACGAGTTGTTGCATTTGACCGCCCACGTAGAACGTTACTCCAAGCATCCGATTGCAAACTCTTTAAGAAAGGCCTACGGCGACGAAGCGGACGGCTGCGAAGTCGATGACATTCAAGAAATTTCGGGCCGCGGAATCCAAGCTCTTGTAAACGGCAGAATCGTCTGCGTAGGTAACAGCAAAATGATGGATGATGTCGGAGCCAAATGGCACGCATGTCACCGCATCGGCACATGCATCCACGTCGCAATTGACGGAGAATATGCGGGCCATATCGTGATTTCCGATATCATCAAGGAAAATTCCAAGCAGGCGATTTCCGCCCTCAAAAAACAGGGCATCAAACAAATGATTATGCTGACCGGTGACACGCAGAAGGTCGCGGAAAATGTTGCCAAAACTCTCCAGCTAGACAGTTTCTTTGCAGAACTTCTTCCGGCGGATAAAGTTCAAAAAGTCGAAGAACTGTTGAAAGCGAAAAAGTCCCCTTCCGAAACCTTGGCATTTGTCGGCGACGGCATCAACGACGCCCCCGTTCTTTCCCGTGCAGACATCGGAATTGCGATGGGCGCGATGGGCTCTGACGCCGCTATCGAAGCCGCGGACATCGTGCTGATGGACGATAATCCGTTAAAGATTTCGACCGCGATGAATGTGGCAAAAAAATGCATGCGCATTGTGCATCAGAACATCGTCTTCTGCATTTCAATCAAAGCGCTCTGTCTTTTGCTCGGCGCGTTCGGCATTGCCAATATGTGGACGGCTATTTTTGCAGACGTCGGCGTGATGATTCTCGCCGTGCTCAATGCCGTCCGCAATCTTTGGGTGAGTCCAAAAGTTTAA
- a CDS encoding cation transporter yields the protein MKKSYKIDVDCPVCAGKMESAAKNTAGVKDASVNFMLLKMKVEFDEGADETAVMTAVRENCKKVESDCEVFF from the coding sequence ATGAAAAAGAGTTATAAAATCGATGTGGACTGCCCTGTGTGCGCAGGTAAAATGGAATCCGCCGCCAAAAACACTGCCGGCGTGAAAGACGCTTCCGTAAACTTCATGCTGCTTAAAATGAAGGTGGAATTTGACGAAGGCGCTGATGAAACCGCCGTGATGACAGCTGTTCGCGAAAACTGCAAAAAAGTCGAATCCGACTGCGAAGTCTTCTTCTAA
- a CDS encoding ArsR/SmtB family transcription factor: MKGNKLHHEHPVTEKELILAKRMPTERAAIQVADAMKQLGDVSRLRIFWLLCHAEECVTNIAELVSMSSPAVSHHLRLLKVAGLIVSRRVGKEMLYTASDTPLVRQLHHTIESVAEITCPEED, encoded by the coding sequence ATGAAGGGTAACAAGTTGCATCACGAACATCCGGTGACCGAAAAAGAGCTGATTTTAGCGAAACGCATGCCGACAGAACGCGCGGCAATTCAGGTGGCGGATGCCATGAAACAGTTGGGCGATGTTTCGCGACTCCGCATTTTTTGGCTGCTTTGCCACGCAGAAGAATGTGTGACAAATATTGCAGAACTCGTGAGCATGTCGAGCCCTGCGGTTTCTCATCATTTAAGACTTCTCAAGGTGGCAGGCTTGATTGTATCGCGTCGCGTAGGGAAGGAAATGCTTTATACCGCATCCGATACACCGCTTGTGCGTCAGCTGCACCATACGATTGAATCCGTAGCGGAAATCACCTGTCCGGAAGAAGATTAG
- a CDS encoding ketopantoate reductase family protein, with protein MQKIQKVAVVGLGAVGAVVAEQLQAILGKELYCVMDAARKARYEKSGMFINGKKIDFHSVTPDEVPPVDLLIFATKNLQLKDALDVAQKAVGPQTAILSLLNGVHSEAEIEKAFGAEKTLYGFIVNLQSINKSGVIDCAAKGIILFGEKDNRVSERVRAISNLFEAAHVTHKVPENIRFEMWKKLLMNTVFNSLGAICRSTFGGFHSPVMQKMARQVGREVIAVANAEGFPLTEEHLEEDLRITCNYTPLGKCSMLQDVEAGRKTENAFFCGTICELGKSHGIPTPYCEFLGGLLEGTEYARELQKKA; from the coding sequence ATGCAAAAAATTCAGAAAGTAGCTGTTGTCGGTCTTGGAGCGGTCGGTGCAGTCGTTGCCGAACAACTGCAAGCGATTCTCGGAAAGGAACTCTACTGCGTCATGGATGCAGCCCGAAAGGCGCGTTATGAAAAAAGTGGAATGTTCATCAACGGCAAAAAAATAGACTTTCACTCTGTGACGCCAGATGAAGTTCCCCCGGTAGATCTTCTGATCTTTGCCACGAAAAATCTCCAGCTGAAAGATGCTTTGGACGTTGCCCAAAAGGCGGTCGGTCCGCAGACGGCAATTCTTTCGCTGCTCAACGGCGTACATTCCGAAGCGGAAATAGAAAAGGCTTTTGGTGCAGAAAAAACACTCTACGGCTTTATTGTGAATTTGCAATCCATCAACAAGAGCGGCGTTATCGATTGTGCTGCGAAGGGAATTATTCTTTTTGGTGAAAAGGACAATCGTGTTTCGGAACGGGTACGGGCAATTTCGAATCTTTTTGAAGCGGCGCATGTGACACATAAGGTCCCAGAAAATATCCGCTTTGAAATGTGGAAAAAGCTGTTGATGAATACGGTCTTTAATTCGCTCGGCGCAATCTGCCGTTCTACATTTGGCGGATTCCATTCTCCGGTAATGCAGAAAATGGCCCGTCAAGTGGGCCGTGAAGTGATTGCAGTCGCGAATGCCGAAGGATTCCCGCTCACGGAGGAACATTTGGAAGAAGATCTGCGCATTACGTGCAATTACACGCCTCTTGGCAAATGTTCCATGCTCCAGGATGTGGAAGCGGGCCGTAAAACGGAAAATGCTTTCTTCTGCGGCACGATCTGTGAACTTGGAAAATCGCACGGCATTCCGACCCCTTACTGCGAATTCTTGGGCGGTCTTCTCGAAGGAACGGAATACGCCCGGGAATTGCAAAAAAAAGCTTAG
- the ilvA gene encoding threonine ammonia-lyase encodes MLSLEAFEEASEAVKSITLETKLIYSDFYSQRTGNKVYFKPENMQLTGAYKLRGAYYKISTLSPEERAKGLITASAGNHAQGVAYAAKAYGAKAVIVMPTTTPLIKVNRTKSYGAEVILHGDVYDDACAKALELAQEHGYTFIHPFDDLAVATGQGTIAMEIFKELPLVDYILVPIGGGGLATGVSTLAKLLNPNIKVIGVEPEGAACMLSSIKAGKVVSLPSVNTIADGTAVKTPGSKIFPYVSQNLDDIITVKDEELVLAFLDMVENHKMVVENSGLLSVAALQQLNVKGKKIVSILSGGNMDVITMSSVVQKGLILRDRIFTVAVHLPDRPGTLSKVADVVAKANGNVIKLEHNQFFTINRQSAVELQITMEAYGPEHKKQILKRLDEEGYKPQVVRTLI; translated from the coding sequence ATGCTTTCGCTCGAAGCCTTTGAAGAAGCTTCCGAAGCGGTCAAAAGTATCACGCTCGAAACGAAGCTGATCTATTCAGACTTCTATTCCCAGCGTACCGGAAATAAAGTTTATTTTAAGCCTGAAAATATGCAGCTCACCGGCGCGTACAAGCTTCGTGGCGCCTATTACAAGATCAGCACGCTTTCTCCAGAAGAACGAGCGAAAGGCTTGATTACCGCTTCTGCAGGCAACCACGCTCAGGGCGTCGCCTATGCGGCCAAAGCTTATGGCGCCAAAGCGGTCATCGTGATGCCTACAACAACTCCGCTCATCAAGGTAAACCGCACCAAGTCTTACGGTGCAGAAGTCATCTTACACGGCGACGTTTACGATGACGCCTGCGCAAAAGCTCTGGAACTTGCCCAAGAGCACGGTTACACGTTCATCCATCCGTTTGACGATCTGGCTGTAGCGACAGGGCAAGGTACAATCGCCATGGAAATCTTCAAGGAGCTGCCATTAGTCGATTATATTCTCGTCCCGATCGGTGGCGGTGGGCTTGCCACAGGCGTTTCGACGCTTGCCAAGCTTTTGAACCCAAACATCAAAGTCATCGGAGTAGAGCCGGAAGGCGCTGCCTGCATGCTGAGTTCCATCAAGGCGGGCAAGGTTGTTTCCTTGCCAAGCGTAAACACCATCGCTGACGGAACTGCGGTCAAAACGCCAGGATCCAAGATTTTCCCGTATGTGAGTCAGAACCTTGACGACATCATCACCGTCAAAGATGAAGAGCTCGTTCTCGCGTTCCTCGATATGGTGGAAAATCACAAGATGGTCGTGGAAAATTCGGGGCTTCTTTCCGTCGCCGCTCTTCAGCAATTAAACGTCAAAGGCAAGAAAATCGTTTCGATCCTTTCGGGCGGTAACATGGATGTCATTACCATGTCGTCCGTGGTGCAGAAGGGCCTTATTTTGCGAGACCGAATCTTTACTGTTGCGGTGCATTTGCCGGACCGTCCAGGAACGCTTTCCAAAGTTGCCGACGTCGTCGCCAAGGCAAACGGTAACGTCATCAAGCTTGAACATAACCAGTTCTTTACGATCAACCGTCAGTCCGCAGTCGAATTGCAGATTACGATGGAAGCTTACGGTCCAGAACACAAAAAGCAGATCTTGAAGCGGCTCGACGAAGAAGGCTACAAGCCTCAAGTCGTGCGAACCTTGATCTAA
- a CDS encoding polysaccharide biosynthesis C-terminal domain-containing protein, which produces MSDLEADSKFLKKSVIINVIGTILKVCGPLLTILLARIFGAADFGVFVSTQTLLLTISRSSTLGLDKGLYWYLPQNRLNGRPAYEGVMESFWVSALVALICTLVIFAGSFTPLISKELPWYAFSLVFYAVSYVLSNTSEGNRKPQNAVFINSFFVAVLSPLSSIVMHFLGIPHALPLGLLIGQICGFLLHFILVQKQFPEMPLIPVKKISKALLVYSLPLGFNEFVSSFLIRSSLWMVMLFLGPEKAGAYGIMVTISNALQTIRVGFTPILTPVVAGMDKDRLHTDLKPVYSYCVSMVTYIQLLIGFFIILFPNEILNIAGKDFIVQPETLGILLLVHLLAGFWGMAIVIMNGLGKSLYTLKMNIFSLGIALGSGYFLVPAYGLVGAALSMLCYNVVAMIWNNVYLAKMGLWPYSSKLINRFVWICVLIACYVVLNVGNFELSLWQKAVAYLVALAALGLQWLYDKKAAKPIPSTNR; this is translated from the coding sequence ATGAGCGATTTAGAAGCGGATAGCAAATTCTTAAAGAAAAGCGTGATTATTAATGTCATCGGAACCATCCTCAAGGTTTGCGGTCCGCTTCTCACGATTTTGCTCGCCCGAATTTTTGGCGCAGCGGATTTTGGCGTTTTTGTCTCAACGCAAACGCTTCTTTTGACGATTTCACGTTCGTCGACGCTCGGCCTGGACAAAGGCTTGTATTGGTACTTGCCGCAGAATCGTCTGAACGGTCGTCCGGCTTATGAAGGAGTGATGGAGTCCTTTTGGGTCTCGGCGCTGGTGGCACTTATTTGCACGCTGGTGATTTTTGCCGGATCCTTTACACCGCTTATTTCCAAGGAGCTTCCTTGGTATGCATTTTCGCTCGTGTTTTATGCGGTCTCCTATGTTTTAAGCAATACTTCGGAAGGAAATCGCAAACCGCAAAATGCGGTCTTTATCAATTCGTTCTTTGTTGCAGTGCTTTCTCCGCTTTCGTCGATTGTGATGCACTTTTTGGGAATTCCGCATGCGCTTCCGCTTGGCCTTTTGATCGGGCAGATTTGCGGATTTTTGCTGCACTTTATTCTGGTGCAAAAGCAGTTCCCGGAAATGCCTTTGATTCCGGTGAAGAAAATTTCCAAGGCGTTGCTCGTTTATTCTTTACCGCTCGGTTTTAACGAATTCGTTTCTTCGTTCCTCATTCGTTCGAGCCTTTGGATGGTGATGCTTTTTCTTGGACCGGAAAAGGCTGGCGCTTACGGCATCATGGTGACGATTTCGAATGCCTTGCAGACGATTCGTGTGGGCTTTACACCGATTCTCACTCCTGTCGTTGCAGGAATGGACAAGGACCGTTTGCATACCGATTTAAAACCCGTGTATTCTTACTGCGTTTCGATGGTGACGTATATTCAGTTGCTAATCGGCTTCTTCATTATTCTTTTTCCGAATGAAATTTTGAATATCGCGGGTAAAGACTTTATTGTGCAACCGGAAACGCTAGGCATTTTGCTGTTGGTGCATTTGCTCGCTGGTTTCTGGGGTATGGCGATTGTGATTATGAACGGTCTTGGAAAAAGCCTGTACACGCTTAAGATGAATATTTTTTCGCTAGGAATCGCTCTCGGGTCGGGATATTTTCTGGTGCCGGCTTATGGACTTGTGGGGGCGGCGCTTTCAATGCTCTGCTACAATGTTGTAGCGATGATCTGGAATAACGTTTATTTGGCAAAAATGGGACTTTGGCCGTATTCGAGCAAGCTTATCAACCGTTTCGTTTGGATCTGTGTGCTGATCGCTTGCTACGTTGTGTTGAACGTGGGAAATTTTGAATTGAGTCTTTGGCAGAAAGCCGTTGCCTATTTGGTTGCCCTTGCTGCCCTTGGACTCCAGTGGCTTTACGACAAAAAGGCGGCGAAGCCTATTCCTTCCACCAATCGTTAA
- a CDS encoding glycosyltransferase — MLKFLYILTSNEKDIYYEQTLVSVLSLRHYNPQAFITLLVDDKTDKNLVGFRSEIKNLIDEYKVVPFDDRLSNMVRSRFLKTNMRNLIEGDFLYIDGDTAVVDRLDSILSNVTGSVCAVADLHAPENDKYHLKHKKMLAHKKKMNFSLSLGEKYFNSGVIFARDDVPAHEFFTKWHELYRQCAQNGIFTDQISFNEINHVLGHPIEELPGEWNCQVREAYNHLYRVKTIYPILCRSKIIHFFCTGIDGKKEPHPLMRKDFFDKIKAQQVVDEFSMQIICSAKNQFWGAPEKLDESVSFPKFFLFRQFPKVCKLLKWLNVI; from the coding sequence ATGTTGAAGTTCTTATATATACTGACAAGCAATGAGAAAGATATTTATTACGAGCAAACGCTGGTGTCTGTTCTTTCGCTTCGCCATTACAATCCCCAGGCTTTCATAACATTATTGGTTGACGACAAGACAGACAAAAACTTGGTGGGTTTTAGGAGCGAAATCAAAAACCTGATAGACGAATACAAGGTTGTTCCCTTTGATGATAGATTGTCAAATATGGTCCGATCCCGTTTTCTAAAAACGAACATGCGGAATCTGATCGAGGGAGACTTCTTGTACATCGATGGCGATACCGCTGTAGTAGACCGGCTGGATTCCATTTTGTCTAATGTGACGGGGAGCGTTTGTGCGGTTGCCGATTTGCATGCGCCCGAAAATGACAAGTACCATTTAAAGCACAAGAAAATGTTGGCCCACAAGAAAAAGATGAATTTTTCCCTGTCCTTAGGCGAGAAATATTTTAATAGCGGGGTCATCTTTGCAAGGGACGATGTCCCGGCCCATGAATTCTTTACGAAGTGGCATGAATTGTATCGGCAGTGTGCCCAAAATGGAATTTTTACAGACCAGATTTCTTTTAATGAAATCAACCATGTTTTAGGCCATCCCATTGAGGAATTGCCGGGGGAATGGAATTGTCAAGTCCGCGAAGCCTATAACCATCTGTATCGAGTAAAAACTATATATCCTATCCTTTGTCGGTCCAAGATTATTCATTTTTTTTGTACGGGAATTGACGGAAAAAAAGAACCTCATCCCCTGATGAGAAAAGATTTTTTTGATAAAATCAAGGCTCAGCAGGTTGTAGACGAATTTTCCATGCAGATCATTTGCTCCGCCAAGAATCAGTTCTGGGGTGCTCCTGAAAAATTGGACGAAAGCGTCTCTTTTCCCAAGTTTTTTCTGTTCCGCCAGTTTCCCAAGGTATGTAAATTGTTGAAATGGCTGAACGTGATTTGA
- a CDS encoding glycosyltransferase, which translates to MNLLFNLVAVQPIHSAKFHGGGSYGEVIFWALVKRGAKFSCAYDSQKYLAPKIVEACEKHGIPLYDIQKRSPQQIIDGNQIDTFYTPLYSLEAKWQIQVKRFVFTWHGVRALELQYSPLGISFAKKFGQKMEALVRYRASWKKYFYKPKYAELAARIAKGEVQTITVSEHSCASIKAFFPELLDKEIPVFYSPMTEVEGKGNLPAGVLPKKFFLLTSGARWEKNNLRAVKAFDDLISIQPNLDMKLVMTGATNPQVYLKEVKNRDRFVLLNYVETEELELLHENAYAFVFPSLNEGFGYPPMQSMRYGVPVAASGTTSIPEVCGDAAIFFDPYSVSEIENRMIQLLDPEIYKKYSERGLARYAEVHCRQNEDLEKTIDFILNL; encoded by the coding sequence ATGAATCTACTTTTTAACTTAGTTGCTGTCCAACCGATTCACAGTGCCAAATTTCACGGTGGTGGAAGCTACGGCGAAGTAATCTTTTGGGCGCTAGTCAAACGCGGGGCAAAATTCTCTTGCGCCTATGACAGTCAAAAGTATTTGGCCCCGAAGATCGTAGAAGCTTGTGAAAAACACGGGATACCGTTGTACGATATTCAAAAGCGTTCTCCGCAGCAGATTATTGACGGAAATCAGATCGATACATTTTATACGCCGCTGTACTCGCTTGAAGCCAAGTGGCAGATTCAGGTAAAACGCTTTGTGTTTACGTGGCACGGCGTACGCGCCTTGGAACTGCAATACAGCCCGCTCGGAATTTCTTTTGCCAAAAAGTTCGGTCAAAAGATGGAAGCGCTTGTGCGTTACCGTGCAAGCTGGAAAAAGTATTTTTACAAGCCGAAGTATGCAGAACTCGCCGCAAGGATTGCGAAGGGTGAAGTCCAGACGATAACCGTGAGCGAACACAGCTGTGCATCGATCAAGGCGTTTTTCCCGGAACTCTTGGATAAGGAAATCCCTGTATTCTACAGTCCGATGACGGAAGTCGAAGGCAAGGGAAATCTGCCGGCTGGAGTTTTGCCGAAAAAGTTCTTTTTGCTCACCAGCGGCGCTCGTTGGGAAAAGAACAATTTGCGAGCCGTAAAAGCCTTTGATGATTTGATTTCGATTCAGCCGAATTTGGATATGAAGCTCGTGATGACGGGCGCGACAAATCCGCAGGTATATCTGAAAGAGGTAAAGAACCGTGACCGTTTTGTGCTGTTGAATTACGTGGAAACGGAAGAACTTGAACTTTTGCACGAGAACGCGTACGCGTTTGTTTTCCCTTCGCTGAATGAAGGCTTTGGCTATCCGCCGATGCAGTCGATGCGCTATGGCGTACCGGTTGCGGCAAGCGGTACCACGTCGATTCCGGAAGTATGCGGAGATGCGGCGATTTTCTTTGACCCGTATTCGGTAAGTGAAATAGAAAATCGCATGATTCAGCTGTTAGATCCTGAAATTTACAAGAAGTATTCGGAACGGGGGCTTGCCCGGTATGCGGAAGTGCATTGCCGTCAGAATGAAGATTTGGAAAAAACTATTGATTTTATTTTGAATCTATGA